The stretch of DNA ACCCAGTTGAATTAACAATAAAGAGTAAAATAAAAGAAGTTAAAATTTTTCTGACTGACATTTCTGATTCCTTAAATAGTAACATTGAGAATCTTCGATTTATTTTTTTCTACGATACTACAGGAAGACGAACCTCGTTGAAAGATTTTCATAAAGAAAGCTTAGTGCGTACCCAGCACTTTTATTATTACAAGGATTCTTTTGACTGCTACAAAACACAAAGTATATCCAAAACCGGAAGAATTGACTCTAATACAGTAAAAGAACATGAAATATTTGACTGTCAAAGTGAAATATATAGTTCATCCTCAAAATCTATTGTGATTTATACTTCTTCTGGACTATTATCAGTGATTATTGGATATTCAAAAGTTCTTATAAATAAAAGTGGCAATCTCAACAATGAAGATTTTCAAACAATAGACACAAATGAACCGCAATTCATTTTAAGATTTGAATACACTTTCTACTGATAACGTAATATTTATACCAAAAAAAATCCCCGAAGAACATTCGGGGATTTTTTTAGTAGTTTTTTAGCATATCGCGGTACTCAGCTAAATCCAACTGGTTGGTTGGGTTTTTACGGTCGAGCATTAACGATAATAAATAATCTAAGCTATCTCTTTTGTTATCAAAATCATCCATATCCATTACTTCTGGCTCTTCGCCCTCAACAATAGCTTCGTCAGCTGGAATTGGAATGTTAAATGTTCCGTTTTCTGCGATGTGTTCGTATGTTAATCGTATTACTTTAGTTAAGGTTGGGTCGTTTTCTGCCAAAGCAAAAGGGCGTAATTCCTGCAATCCTTTTACTAAATTATCTTTTACTATACCCGATTTTGCTAAATCCTTTTGTAACTTTACAATTAATTTGTTTGCTTCTATATTTTCCATAATTTGAGTGTAATTTGGTAGCGGCGAAATTAATTAAAATCTTTATTCAACACTATTATTAATTCAATTTTATACATGTCAATTCAAAATAACACCAGTAAACCTTCACTTTCAAGCATCTTAAACATTAAACATCCTATAATAATGGCACCCATGTTTTTGGTATCGAATACTGCCATGGTTATAGCTGCGGGTAAAGCAGGTATTTCAGGCTCTATTCCTGCACTCAACTTTAGAACCATTGAGGAATTTAAAGCAGCCATTAACGAAATTAAACAACACTCCATAGCTCCATTTGGCATTAATTTAATTGTAAACAAATCAAACTTTTTATATAAAGAACAATTAAAAGCGTGCTGCGATCTTAAGGTTGATTACATTATTACATCGTTGGGTTCGCCCGAAGAAACCATTAATCAGGCTCATAAAGCAGGCGTTAAAGTTTTTTGCGATGTGGTAGATGTTGAATACGCTAAAAAAGTAGAAGCTTTAGGCGCAGATGCTATTATTGCTGTAAACAACCGTGCAGGTGGGCATGCCGGACCAAAACCTGCCAAAGAATTGATTAATGAATTGAACGAAGCGTGCAACATTCCTGTTATTTCTGCTGGTGGTGTTGGAAATCATCAACAGTACAAAGAAATATTATCATACGGAGCTGCAGGCTTATCGATAGGCAGTATTTTTATTGCTTCTACCGAATGCGGCGTTTCTAAAGAATACAAAGAAGCTTGTATTCAATATGGCGAAAAAGACATTGTTTTTACTACCAAACTTTCGGGCAGCAAGTGTACCGTTATTAATACACCTTATGTTAAACAAATTGGTACCGACCAAAATTTTATTGAAAAAATATTAAATAAAAACAAACGGTTAAAAAAATGGTTTAAAGCCCTTACTTTTTATAATGGAATGAAAAAGTTAAACAATGCTGCATTCAGTGCCACTTATAAAACCGTTTGGTGTGCTGGTCCGAGTATTGAGGAGGTAAAATCAATTAGACCAATAGCAGAAATTGTGGAGGACTTGGTAAATGGATAACAAACAACTTTTTAAGAAAATGAAATGGAATCTTTTCCTGTTGGGAAAGTTAAAAATTCCGATGTTAGCCTATGCGGGTGTTCGACTATTAGAACTTAACGAAACAGATGTAAAGGTGGTTATTAAACTTAAACGTAGAACCAAAAACCATTTAAACTCTATGTATTTTGGAGCTTTAGCCGTTGGGGCTGATGTAGCTGGTGGAATACATGCTTTTTATTATGCCGAAAAACTAAACAAAAAAATATCGTTTGCTTTTAAGGGCATGAATGCTCAATTCATTAAAAGAGCAACTACTGATTGCACTTTTGTTTCTAAAGATGGGAAGAAAGTGGAAGATGCTGTTTTATTATCGATAAAAACACAAGAACGCGTAAACGAAACCACCAAAGTTTATGCCTATGATACAGCCAACGAACTTGTAGCTGAATTCGACATGGTTGTTTCAGTAAAATGTTTGAAATAAAAAGCTATTAATCAATCCTAGAAATTATATTGTATCTTCTATACTCTACAATTCGAGGGTCAAAAAATTCCTGTGGATTGTATGTAATTACAATATTTTTACCAATTAAACTCTTGTAATCTAGAGGGAGATTATAATCAGATTGAATAAAAGTAAACCAATAGTACTTAGCAGTTTTACCAAAATCATCTTTTAAGTGTATTGTTACAAACAAATCATCTTCAATTTTTACCACCTCTCCTTGTATGATTTGATTAGAATATTCATACTCTGCCTCACCTTTCTCCCTACTTTTTGATAGTTTTAACAACTTTGTTGGACATATTGATGCCATCTCCAACCCTATTATTGTTCCTAAACGTTCTCCATGCTCAGCAATTTTATCAAAGTTAATGTCGTGATCTTTTTTTAATTGCTTTTTGTAGGGTATTGAAGCATCAATCATACATAAACCCAATTCCATATTCGATTCTTCAACATCCAAAGTATCAGACATGATATCCAAACAATCGCATGATTTTGTAGCTATAATTTTCATATAATCCTGACTAAATCCAGAAGTTGATATAATAATAGAAAAAAATAAACCAATTAGATATCTCATGAAAATTGTTTAAGATTAATAATTTAAAAAAAATTAAAGAAGATGATTAATGAATCACCTTCTTTATTATATTCTTTACTTTTTAAACTCCGTAATTGTTTTACGGATAATTGCTACACAATCCAACAATTGTTCTTTAGTCATAACCAACGGAGGAGCAAAACGAATAATGTTTCCATGAGTTGGTTTAGCCAACAAACCATTGTCTCTAAGTTTAATACAAATATCCCAAGCCGTTGAACTTGTTTCAGTATCGTTAATTACTATTGCATTTAACAAACCCTTACCTCTTACCAATTTGAGTAAAGGTGATTCATCTACTAGTTTTTGTATCTCTGACCTAAATAATTCGCCTAAAACTTGAGCATTTTCAGCTAATTTTTCATCACGAATTACTTCAAGTGCAGCAATGGCTACTTTTGCAGCAATAGGGTTACCACCAAACGTAGAGCCATGCTCTCCTGGTTTAATCACATTCATGATGTGGTCATTTGCTAAAACAGCAGATACAGGATAAACTCCACCCGACAATGCTTTACCTAAAATTAAAA from Flavobacteriales bacterium encodes:
- a CDS encoding nitronate monooxygenase, with amino-acid sequence MSIQNNTSKPSLSSILNIKHPIIMAPMFLVSNTAMVIAAGKAGISGSIPALNFRTIEEFKAAINEIKQHSIAPFGINLIVNKSNFLYKEQLKACCDLKVDYIITSLGSPEETINQAHKAGVKVFCDVVDVEYAKKVEALGADAIIAVNNRAGGHAGPKPAKELINELNEACNIPVISAGGVGNHQQYKEILSYGAAGLSIGSIFIASTECGVSKEYKEACIQYGEKDIVFTTKLSGSKCTVINTPYVKQIGTDQNFIEKILNKNKRLKKWFKALTFYNGMKKLNNAAFSATYKTVWCAGPSIEEVKSIRPIAEIVEDLVNG
- a CDS encoding DUF4442 domain-containing protein: MKWNLFLLGKLKIPMLAYAGVRLLELNETDVKVVIKLKRRTKNHLNSMYFGALAVGADVAGGIHAFYYAEKLNKKISFAFKGMNAQFIKRATTDCTFVSKDGKKVEDAVLLSIKTQERVNETTKVYAYDTANELVAEFDMVVSVKCLK